TTTCTTACATCGGACGCCGCGTTGTACTAGCCACGGGCATGGCCGCTATTTCAATGTGGATTCTGATGTTCCTTGCCTTAAATCCCGTAGTCCAGAGCGGCAAAGGCGATACGACGATGGACCCAGTGGAGATGATCTCGACGTGGGCCGAGGCCGACAGCATTCCGCTGGATGTTGACGTGCTGCAGGTCATGGAGCTGCTCGATGCTCGCTAAAGCGCCGCGCCGTCGGGCAACATTGATTGCCGTCCTGATCCTCGCCGGAATCTTTCTGACAGGCATCGCGACCGGAGCGGCGTTGGTAACCTGGTTGCGGCCCTCTGGACCGCCTGGACCACCACCATTTGCGGTTAATGGGCCCAGTGGGCTGCCGCAGCCGTTTGCATCGTACGGGCTGGACTCCGACCAGCTACGTTTGGCGCAACCCATTGTGGAACGTCACCGCGTGGAAGTGGAGGCAGCGGTAAAAGAGGTCTTCCCGCAGATTCATGCGGTACGTGAGCAATTTGACCGGGAAATGCAAACGATCCTCACGCCGGAGCAAAATCGTCGTTTCAAAGAATTCCTCGCGTCCCATCCCCCGGTCCCCGACTTTCAGGGCCCAGGTCTTCCGGCAGGCGGCCCATTGCCACCGCCGCAACAGGCTGTTGATTCTTGTACTGGCAAGGCAGTGGGCGAGGACTGCGAATTTAAAGGCATGGGTGGCGAATCCGTGACCGGATCCTGCCAAATGGACGGTGACGTGTTGGCCTGCGTGCCCGCGGGCGGTCCGCCAACCAATGAAAAGCAGCGACCTTAAACTCTAACGCTCTAAGTATCTGAACGGTCTAATAACTGTGAAGACCGCAGCAAAATTCTCAGCCGCAATTCAGACTGGAGATGAGATGAAACTGAGCTATCGTTTGATATGCATCGCACTCGCCGTACTGCTGTGTGGCGCGTTTGTCACCTGCACCAACGGCGACGACGACGATTCGGCTGACGATGATGCGGCCGACGACGACGCTGCCGACGATGACGACGACGATTTCACGCCGCCCGATGTGGATTACGCCGTGGTTGATACCGATCAGTCACAATGCTACGGCCTGAGCGCGGCGATCACCTGCGGCAGCGATTTCCTGGGTCAGGACGCCCAGTACGACGGCTACCAGCCACGCTATCAAGATAACGGCGACGGCACCGTCACCGACCTGATCACTGGCCTGATGTGGCAAGCCGACCCGGGCGACAAGACGTCGTACGCCGATGCGGTTGCCGGTGCCGGTAGCTTCAGCCTCGCCGGTCACGACGACTGGCGTTTGCCGACGATCAAAGATCTCTACTCGCTGATTCAATTCTCGGGCGAAGATCCCAGCGGCGAAACCGGTGACGACACTTCCGGCCTGACGCCGTTCATCGACGCCAACTACTTCGCTTTCGAATACGGCGACACCAACGCGGGCCAGCGGATCATCGACTCGCAGTGGGTGACCAGCAGCATTTACGTGGCGAGCGTCATGGGTGGCCAGGAATGCTTCTTTGGCGTCAACTTCGCCGACGGTCGCATCAAATGCTACGGGACGGGACCAGCCCCCAGCGGCTATTACACGATCCACGTCCGCAACAACGGCACCTATGGCGCCAACAACTTCGCCGACAACGGCGACCAGACTGTGACCGATAACGCCACCGGCCTGCTGTGGCAGCAAAACGACAGCGGCCAAGGGATGAACTGGGAAGCGGCGCTGGACTACTGCGAAACCCTCGACCTCGCCGGACACGATGACTGGCGTTTGCCCAATGCCAAAGAGTTGCAAAGCATCGTCGACTACTCCCGTTCACCGGACACGACATCCTCCGCGGCCATCGATCCGATATTCAACATCTCGTCGATCACCAACGAAGGCGGCGACGCGGATTACCCGTTCTTTTGGACCGGCACAACGCACGCGTCGTCCAACGGCTCGGGCGGCTTTGCGGCCTATGTTTCCTTCGGGCGCGCCCTTGGCTACATGGATGGAAGCTGGATCGACGTCCACGGCGCCGGCGCCCAGCGTAGCGATCCCAAAGACGGCGATCCCGCAGATTACCCTGACGGGAACGGCCCGCAGGGCGACGCTGTTCGAATCTTCAACTACGTTCGCTGTG
The Candidatus Alcyoniella australis DNA segment above includes these coding regions:
- a CDS encoding DUF1566 domain-containing protein; amino-acid sequence: MKLSYRLICIALAVLLCGAFVTCTNGDDDDSADDDAADDDAADDDDDDFTPPDVDYAVVDTDQSQCYGLSAAITCGSDFLGQDAQYDGYQPRYQDNGDGTVTDLITGLMWQADPGDKTSYADAVAGAGSFSLAGHDDWRLPTIKDLYSLIQFSGEDPSGETGDDTSGLTPFIDANYFAFEYGDTNAGQRIIDSQWVTSSIYVASVMGGQECFFGVNFADGRIKCYGTGPAPSGYYTIHVRNNGTYGANNFADNGDQTVTDNATGLLWQQNDSGQGMNWEAALDYCETLDLAGHDDWRLPNAKELQSIVDYSRSPDTTSSAAIDPIFNISSITNEGGDADYPFFWTGTTHASSNGSGGFAAYVSFGRALGYMDGSWIDVHGAGAQRSDPKDGDPADYPDGNGPQGDAVRIFNYVRCVTGGGNSPAPDDDDDDDSIPEPDDDDDDEEEPPPDEAIEACEDKAAGDDCEFEGMGGEPVTGNCEQIGDVLACVPEGGPPVE